One region of Gossypium raimondii isolate GPD5lz chromosome 6, ASM2569854v1, whole genome shotgun sequence genomic DNA includes:
- the LOC105774586 gene encoding vesicle-associated membrane protein 711 isoform X3 has protein sequence MGILYGMVARGQVVLAEFSATQTNASVVARLILEKMKEVKNNCISSFSHHPYIFHVKGTDGLTVLCMADDASGRIIPFAFLEDIHKKFVKTFGRAVHSASAYAMNDEFSRVLCQQIDHFSRNPNVDRLDRLKGEMNQVQSVLIDNIEKALERGDRLALLVEKAITMQQPMQGNNSTVALKRKARIWWRDWRH, from the exons ATGGGGATATTGTACGGGATGGTAGCGAGGGGGCAGGTGGTGTTGGCCGAGTTCAGCGCAACTCAGACTAATGCCAGCGTTGTAGCCAGGCTGATACTGGAGAAGATGAAAGAAGTGAAGAATAATTGTATTTCATCGTTTTCTCATCATCCTTATATTTTTCATGTCAAGGGAACCGATGGTCTCACCGTTCTTTGCATGGCCGATGATGCCTCCGGAA GGATAATCCCTTTCGCTTTCCTTGAAGATATCCataaaaaatttgtaaagaCATTTGGTCGTGCTGTTCATTCGGCTTCAGCTTATGCTATGAATGATGAATTCTCCAGGGTTCTATGTCAACAAATAGATCATTTCTCAAGAAACCCGAATGTTGATAGATTAGACCGTTTAAAAGGGGAGATGAATCAg GTACAGAGTGTATTGATTGACAATATTGAGAAAGCCTTGGAGAGAGGCGACCGCTTGGCGCTTCTTGTTGAAAAGGCTATAACAATGCAGCAGCCTATGCAGGGGAATAATAGTACAGTTGCGCTCAAAAGGAAAGCTCGTATCTGGTGGAGAGATT GGCGACATTGA
- the LOC105774586 gene encoding vesicle-associated membrane protein 711 isoform X1, protein MGILYGMVARGQVVLAEFSATQTNASVVARLILEKMKEVKNNCISSFSHHPYIFHVKGTDGLTVLCMADDASGRIIPFAFLEDIHKKFVKTFGRAVHSASAYAMNDEFSRVLCQQIDHFSRNPNVDRLDRLKGEMNQVQSVLIDNIEKALERGDRLALLVEKAITMQQPMQGNNSTVALKRKARIWWRDCKFTATLMLLFLLTIVYVSLAFVCNGLFLSSCFNHMTMASVVPHMF, encoded by the exons ATGGGGATATTGTACGGGATGGTAGCGAGGGGGCAGGTGGTGTTGGCCGAGTTCAGCGCAACTCAGACTAATGCCAGCGTTGTAGCCAGGCTGATACTGGAGAAGATGAAAGAAGTGAAGAATAATTGTATTTCATCGTTTTCTCATCATCCTTATATTTTTCATGTCAAGGGAACCGATGGTCTCACCGTTCTTTGCATGGCCGATGATGCCTCCGGAA GGATAATCCCTTTCGCTTTCCTTGAAGATATCCataaaaaatttgtaaagaCATTTGGTCGTGCTGTTCATTCGGCTTCAGCTTATGCTATGAATGATGAATTCTCCAGGGTTCTATGTCAACAAATAGATCATTTCTCAAGAAACCCGAATGTTGATAGATTAGACCGTTTAAAAGGGGAGATGAATCAg GTACAGAGTGTATTGATTGACAATATTGAGAAAGCCTTGGAGAGAGGCGACCGCTTGGCGCTTCTTGTTGAAAAGGCTATAACAATGCAGCAGCCTATGCAGGGGAATAATAGTACAGTTGCGCTCAAAAGGAAAGCTCGTATCTGGTGGAGAGATTGTAAGTTCAC GGCGACATTGATGCTGTTGTTTTTGCTGACCATCGTTTATGTTTCGCTCGCATTTGTTTGTAATGGCCTCTTTTTATCGTCCTGCTTCAATCATATGACAATGGCTTCCGTGGTTCCTCACATGTTTTAG
- the LOC105774586 gene encoding vesicle-associated membrane protein 711 isoform X2, producing MGILYGMVARGQVVLAEFSATQTNASVVARLILEKMKEVKNNCISSFSHHPYIFHVKGTDGLTVLCMADDASGNIHKKFVKTFGRAVHSASAYAMNDEFSRVLCQQIDHFSRNPNVDRLDRLKGEMNQVQSVLIDNIEKALERGDRLALLVEKAITMQQPMQGNNSTVALKRKARIWWRDCKFTATLMLLFLLTIVYVSLAFVCNGLFLSSCFNHMTMASVVPHMF from the exons ATGGGGATATTGTACGGGATGGTAGCGAGGGGGCAGGTGGTGTTGGCCGAGTTCAGCGCAACTCAGACTAATGCCAGCGTTGTAGCCAGGCTGATACTGGAGAAGATGAAAGAAGTGAAGAATAATTGTATTTCATCGTTTTCTCATCATCCTTATATTTTTCATGTCAAGGGAACCGATGGTCTCACCGTTCTTTGCATGGCCGATGATGCCTCCGGAA ATATCCataaaaaatttgtaaagaCATTTGGTCGTGCTGTTCATTCGGCTTCAGCTTATGCTATGAATGATGAATTCTCCAGGGTTCTATGTCAACAAATAGATCATTTCTCAAGAAACCCGAATGTTGATAGATTAGACCGTTTAAAAGGGGAGATGAATCAg GTACAGAGTGTATTGATTGACAATATTGAGAAAGCCTTGGAGAGAGGCGACCGCTTGGCGCTTCTTGTTGAAAAGGCTATAACAATGCAGCAGCCTATGCAGGGGAATAATAGTACAGTTGCGCTCAAAAGGAAAGCTCGTATCTGGTGGAGAGATTGTAAGTTCAC GGCGACATTGATGCTGTTGTTTTTGCTGACCATCGTTTATGTTTCGCTCGCATTTGTTTGTAATGGCCTCTTTTTATCGTCCTGCTTCAATCATATGACAATGGCTTCCGTGGTTCCTCACATGTTTTAG